In the Choloepus didactylus isolate mChoDid1 chromosome 5, mChoDid1.pri, whole genome shotgun sequence genome, one interval contains:
- the RBM48 gene encoding RNA-binding protein 48 isoform X3, whose amino-acid sequence MTKKKLVTEHKDTKDFRQDFHSEMSGFCAATLNTSGNSNPYLPYSCELPLCYCSSKCTCSSGEHVNKASVASQDGRNHDETVEHDNHNNSLQKIQMKTFKKSLACPDAQKVVTSSEAIDRFMPRTTQLQERKRRRENDRRLGTFLETSTSSSDVLIGPLLPDIAKVDMDDDSLNTTANLIRNKLKEVISSVPEPSKDNLEDVHTSHPLKQRRRI is encoded by the exons ATGACAAAGAAGAAACTGGTTACAGAGCATAAAGACACAAAAGATTTTAGACAGGACTTCCACTCAGAGATGTCTGGATTTTGTGCAGCTACGTTGAACACTTCTGGAAACTCAAATCCTTATCTTCCTTATTCTTGTGAATTGCCTTTATGTTATTGCTCCTCAAAATGTACATGTTCATCAGGGGAGCATGTGAACAAAGCATCCGTTGCCTCTCAGGATGGTAGAAACCATGATGAAACAGTGGAGCATGATAACCACAATAACTctttgcagaaaatacagatgaaaacttttaaaaagtcattagcCTGCCCTGATGCACAAAAGGTTGTTACTTCTTCAGAGGCAATTGACAGATTTATGCCTAGGACAACCCAGTTGCAAGAGcggaaaagaagaagagaaaatgatcGTAGACTTGGAACTTTTCTTGAAACAAGCACGAGTAGTAGTGATGTTTTGATTGGGCCTCTATTACCAGATATAGCTAAAGTGGATATGGATGATGACTCGTTGaatacaacagcaaatttaaTTCGGAATAAACTTAAAGAG GTAATTTCTTCTGTGCCAGAGCCTTCAAAGGACAACCTAGAAGATGTGCATACAAGTCATCCATTAAAACAAAGAAGAAGAATATAG
- the LOC119534382 gene encoding EF-hand calcium-binding domain-containing protein 1-like, with translation MDQKTLKKLVESVTKTVKSFKKSEVECLIKLFNSLVGKTHERLDKIGLDRNAFRGILYSVFGMTDDMLMNRVFFAFDKDKDNRINVKEWVKGLSVFLRGTFEEKLKFCFEVYYWNGDGYISQEEIFDMLKNSLHQQSSEEETEEGIKELVDIILKKMDYDNDGKISFADFEKAVREDRLLLEVFGPCLPEEKNCLDFEVLAFKNVLTSNF, from the exons ATGGACCAGAAGACTCTCAAGAAACTGGTGGAATCTGTAACTAAAACTGTGAAGAGCT TCAAAAAAAGTGAAGTAGAGTGTCTCATAAAGCTTTTTAACAGCTTGGTAGGAAAAACTCATGAAAGACTTGATAAGATTGGGCTAGATCGTAATGCATTTCGAGGGATCCTGTACAGTGTTTTTGGAATGACTGATGATATGCTGATGAATAGAG tgtTTTTTGCATTTGATAAAGACAAAGATAATCGCATAAATGTAAAAGAGTGGGTTAAAGGATTATCAGTGTTTCTTCGAGGGACTTTTGAAGAAAAGCTGAAGT tcTGTTTTGAAGTTTATTATTGGAATGGTGACGGTTATATttctcaagaagaaatatttgacaTGTTGAAGAACAGTCTACATCAGCAGTCATCTGAAGAAGAGACtgaagaaggaataaaagagTTGGTAGATATAATACTGAAGAAAATG GATTATGACAACGATGGCAAGATATCTTTTGCAGACTTTGAAAAAGCAGTAAGAGAAGACAGACTTTTGTTGGAGGTGTTTGGACCATGTTTACCAGAAGAAAAG aattgTCTTGATTTTGAAGTTCTGGCATTCAAAAACGTCCTGACTTCTAATTTTTGA